The sequence AAACCAATCTATGGAATCCTACATTTGTTAATAAGAATTAATCATTCTTACTTTCACTGTAAAAATGAAaactcatataataaaaaaaagattattaaaattcaaaactttTTACTTCCAAGAGTAATCATCTTTACCACTTAAGCTAGACTTTAAGCGTAGTGATTTTTCAGGCTCAAGGATTAGTGTTTACATATATACATGGCTACAAAGTTCATTACTTATGAACAAGTCAATGAAGAATTACATGTGAAAGAAAGCCTAGAGAAAACGTAGCAGCTCCCAGCATAACAATTGCACGAACCCACCAACAGCAAATGAAAGCATCCAGCACTGTAGCATCCCATGTCCAACACCATAAAATGGAGAAAATGGAACCAACAGCACCGCCAACAACCACTTGGCTCATTGTGTGGAATCGTTGTGAAACCCGCAGCCAACACtacaaaaacaaaacatgATGATAGATAAACTTGCTGTCCATGTTAATTAGTTTcttaattgtaaaattttaagacaTGAGAAGGGAgttaactaaaatatatatatgtataatatttaaaatataaaattataattatttacatataaacaatacaataataaaaaaatgtattatatatatatataattaaattaattttaaaaaatccctttatatgaatttaaaataagattttcataatcatgtatcttatttttttgtaattttataataaattaattacgtTTGCTAATATAATGGgctaattagattaaaaaatttaattataggGTTAATGGTAAAATTATCCGTAAATTTaggaattaaattattattttgaatgatttttcaaactttaaatttgttttattatttttataaattttcaaaccgtgttcataaaattaaaaataataaagaatgtTTACACAATGCATATTTAACACATATCGAATATGTAGCTAACATGAATATTTTACACTTTTGAAAATGTCATTATATTAGagattttaatagttaaaatcTAACCAAccaaataattagttttagtcatttttgtattaattgaattgaaattCAATCTTATTAATTAGACTCTACAATCTCTCGTTCactttaatcaaattaattcaaattttaatcaaagtaattcaaattttaatacgACGCTTACAGAGCCTAGAGGCATTCCACTTTGCTTGAGATTAATCAGCAAGCAAAGAACTATActtcaaatttttatgataCTTACAAGATATGAACTGCATGCCAATGCCAGTAAACTCATGATCAATGTAAATTCATTTACTCCGAGTCTTTCCATGACTGCAACAGCATGTAAAAGCAGCAGGAAATACTTGTTAAGTAGTAATCATTAGTCATTAAAAACctgattaattttttacttaacACTTAAATGGTTCAATCTTTACTACACAAAACAAACTTTGAGCAAAATAGAgggcaataaataaataaattacttgaCAAAACAGAAACCACAAAAATGTAGAAGATGGATTGTGCATGCGAAGATGGCATCCCAGGGTCAGATTTCAAGGCTGAAATGGGTCGTTGCTGGTTGAATATCTTTTTGAGTGCTACGCAGAGGATGAAATTTACAAGAGACCCCATAGCAGCTCTTAAGGATTTGGCATCATTCCTCCATAGAAGAACAGCTACAAA comes from Ricinus communis isolate WT05 ecotype wild-type chromosome 5, ASM1957865v1, whole genome shotgun sequence and encodes:
- the LOC8273367 gene encoding lipid phosphate phosphatase epsilon 2, chloroplastic, with the protein product MFPFQMALAISTSSLFLHKMVAKRAIVCEPTFTSPLEHDYGKPTSLLHYPASKLVSFKSSIAMSKVKTSAGLVKTSAFGRGDNERSVTVFPHEALLQKPTEFPSVFPAEEFDVALNSLSKWLVLVSFVAVLLWRNDAKSLRAAMGSLVNFILCVALKKIFNQQRPISALKSDPGMPSSHAQSIFYIFVVSVLSIMERLGVNEFTLIMSLLALACSSYLCWLRVSQRFHTMSQVVVGGAVGSIFSILWCWTWDATVLDAFICCWWVRAIVMLGAATFSLGFLSHVILH